One segment of Pontibacter akesuensis DNA contains the following:
- a CDS encoding nucleoside deaminase: MKESMETEKDAAFMREAIRLSVEKMQQGFGGPFGAVVVRQGEIISKGFNQVLSSNDPTAHAEVDAIRKAAKKLGTHDLSDCELYTSCEPCPMCLGAIYWARLRKVCYGNTHDDAAQIGFDDAFIYKEIEKPLAQRQIPMQQCLASEAKEAFALWEKLESKRPY; encoded by the coding sequence ATGAAAGAATCAATGGAAACAGAGAAAGACGCTGCTTTTATGCGAGAAGCCATCAGGCTATCAGTAGAGAAAATGCAGCAGGGCTTTGGCGGGCCGTTCGGAGCGGTGGTGGTGCGCCAGGGCGAGATCATCTCGAAAGGCTTCAATCAGGTACTCTCCAGCAACGACCCCACTGCCCACGCCGAGGTAGACGCCATCCGTAAGGCAGCCAAAAAACTGGGCACCCATGACCTGTCGGACTGCGAACTCTACACCAGTTGCGAACCCTGCCCCATGTGCCTGGGCGCTATCTACTGGGCCCGGCTACGGAAAGTATGCTATGGCAACACGCATGACGATGCCGCGCAAATAGGTTTTGATGACGCCTTTATCTACAAGGAAATAGAGAAGCCGCTGGCGCAACGGCAAATCCCGATGCAGCAGTGCCTGGCCTCGGAGGCAAAAGAGGCTTTTGCCTTGTGGGAGAAACTGGAAAGCAAACGCCCTTACTAG
- a CDS encoding PhzF family phenazine biosynthesis protein, with amino-acid sequence MTPQPELFLVKAFTDKSDGGNAAGVVIHADAMAHARKQEIAAQVGLSETAFVSASEVGDVKVEFFTPNRQIPHCGHATVATFGLLLELTYVNEPGAVKESIVGPRQISLKEGKVYQAQLSPKYKTLAEAGVSPGDVAASVGLREEELVAEPILVSTGVWFLLLHLHDEAALQNLKPNQALIEAISENLNLVGYYAFTTASNAADASARMFAPSYGIPEESATGMAAGPLACYLYDYLQYGVSHYNIHQGYLMKPPSPSQIEVELQLNEQGEIIGLQVGGSVVVVRQLELAD; translated from the coding sequence ATGACCCCGCAGCCAGAGCTCTTTTTAGTTAAAGCCTTTACAGACAAATCAGATGGTGGCAATGCCGCCGGCGTAGTGATTCATGCCGACGCGATGGCGCATGCCCGCAAACAGGAAATAGCTGCCCAGGTTGGCTTGTCTGAAACAGCTTTCGTATCTGCGTCAGAGGTGGGGGATGTGAAAGTGGAGTTTTTTACTCCGAACCGCCAGATTCCGCATTGCGGCCACGCGACCGTAGCTACGTTCGGCCTTTTGTTGGAGCTCACCTATGTGAATGAACCGGGAGCGGTCAAAGAGTCTATTGTGGGGCCCCGGCAGATAAGCCTGAAGGAAGGAAAAGTATACCAGGCGCAGCTTTCCCCCAAGTATAAAACATTGGCTGAAGCAGGTGTAAGCCCTGGTGATGTGGCTGCCTCGGTAGGCCTGCGGGAAGAGGAGCTGGTGGCTGAGCCGATATTGGTGAGCACCGGAGTCTGGTTTCTGCTGCTGCACCTGCATGATGAGGCGGCTCTGCAAAACCTAAAGCCAAACCAGGCACTGATCGAGGCTATATCAGAGAACCTGAACCTGGTGGGCTACTATGCTTTTACCACAGCTAGCAATGCAGCTGATGCCTCTGCCCGTATGTTTGCGCCTAGCTACGGCATTCCAGAAGAGTCTGCCACGGGTATGGCAGCCGGTCCGCTGGCCTGCTACCTCTACGACTACCTGCAGTATGGCGTCAGCCACTATAATATTCACCAGGGCTACCTGATGAAGCCACCGTCTCCAAGCCAGATAGAGGTGGAACTGCAACTGAATGAACAAGGTGAGATCATTGGCCTCCAGGTGGGGGGATCTGTTGTGGTGGTGCGCCAACTGGAGCTGGCTGATTAG
- a CDS encoding polysaccharide deacetylase family protein gives MTTPYTREFLSLCLAASILLSSCDSAPVQQVSAAETPATASPEPNTAPAAETPDAISAPATPVIDLSVSSAEVLARPEVPILCYHQIRDWTGSDSQQAKDYIVPVERFEEQIKMLADSGYHSILPDQLLAYLTTGAPLPPKAVMLTFDDTNLSQYEVAAPVLEKYGFKGMFFVMTVSLGRPRYMTREQVRDLAARGHAIGSHTWDHHNVKKFEGDDWLTQVEKPKQVLEEILGQPVTYFAYPFGLWNTQAIPELKRRGTTASFQLAASQDSEEPLHSIRRIIASGYWSADRLQKNMEGSFNRD, from the coding sequence ATGACTACCCCTTACACCCGCGAATTCCTCAGCCTTTGCCTGGCTGCCAGCATCCTTTTATCTTCCTGCGATAGTGCCCCTGTGCAGCAGGTGAGTGCCGCAGAAACACCAGCCACGGCATCCCCGGAACCCAATACAGCCCCCGCTGCCGAGACTCCCGATGCCATTAGTGCTCCTGCCACGCCAGTGATAGATCTGTCTGTAAGCTCCGCAGAAGTGCTGGCACGCCCAGAGGTGCCTATTCTATGTTATCACCAGATCAGGGACTGGACAGGGTCTGATTCCCAGCAGGCGAAGGATTATATTGTGCCGGTGGAACGGTTTGAGGAGCAGATTAAAATGCTCGCAGACAGTGGCTACCACAGCATTCTACCCGACCAGTTGCTGGCCTACCTCACCACGGGCGCTCCCCTGCCGCCCAAAGCCGTTATGCTAACGTTCGACGACACCAACCTGAGCCAGTACGAAGTGGCCGCGCCTGTACTGGAGAAGTATGGCTTTAAGGGAATGTTCTTTGTAATGACGGTGTCGCTTGGCAGGCCGCGTTACATGACGCGGGAGCAGGTGCGCGACCTTGCAGCACGCGGGCACGCCATCGGCAGCCATACCTGGGACCACCACAATGTGAAGAAATTTGAGGGCGATGACTGGCTGACACAGGTAGAAAAACCCAAGCAGGTACTGGAGGAGATACTGGGGCAGCCTGTCACGTACTTTGCCTACCCGTTCGGCTTGTGGAACACTCAGGCGATACCGGAGTTAAAGCGCCGCGGCACCACCGCTTCCTTCCAGTTGGCCGCTTCGCAGGATTCGGAAGAGCCGCTCCATTCCATTCGCCGCATAATAGCCAGTGGCTACTGGAGTGCAGACAGGCTGCAAAAGAACATGGAAGGCAGCTTTAACCGCGACTAA
- a CDS encoding threonine synthase, giving the protein MDTSVALNSLIQHLSCSNCGRTYSAFEPQTLSVCCSLPLAAAYDLSVNLSKHELVQREATMWRYREFLPVQHDEHIVSLGEGFTPILSLKNLANKYNLNKLLLKDEGQNPTGSFKARGLSMAISMAKQFGVEGCIIPTAGNAGVAMAAYCAKAGMRAVVVMPRHTPEAFKEECYWYGAEVVLVDGLINDCAAKAKELNAAGNLLDVSTLKEPYRLEGKKTMGYEIAEQLQWSLPDVILYPAGGGTGLIGIWKAFKELLALGWLDEDIKLPRMIAVQAANCQPLVETFFSRQPNAHRYHGKPTIANGLAVPRPIGEQMMLQVLQESYGTAIGITEEEMITGMQELGKQEGLFVAPEGAAIWMATRKMLQSGSIAASDSILLLNTGSGQKYMANVAGQYNYQKEA; this is encoded by the coding sequence ATGGACACTTCAGTAGCCCTCAACAGCCTTATCCAGCATCTTTCCTGCTCCAATTGCGGCAGAACCTATTCAGCTTTTGAGCCGCAGACGCTGTCGGTGTGCTGTAGCCTGCCGTTAGCTGCAGCGTATGACCTTTCGGTAAACTTATCAAAGCATGAACTGGTGCAGCGGGAGGCCACCATGTGGCGCTATCGGGAGTTCTTACCAGTGCAGCACGACGAGCACATCGTGAGTCTTGGCGAGGGCTTTACACCTATCCTGTCACTTAAAAACCTGGCCAATAAGTATAACCTGAACAAACTGCTGCTGAAAGACGAGGGCCAGAATCCTACGGGCTCCTTTAAAGCCCGCGGCTTAAGTATGGCCATCTCCATGGCAAAGCAGTTCGGGGTGGAAGGCTGTATCATCCCCACCGCTGGCAATGCAGGCGTGGCCATGGCTGCCTATTGTGCTAAAGCGGGCATGCGTGCCGTAGTGGTGATGCCACGGCACACGCCGGAGGCTTTCAAGGAAGAATGTTATTGGTATGGTGCTGAAGTGGTACTGGTAGACGGGCTTATCAACGATTGCGCGGCAAAGGCGAAAGAGCTGAATGCAGCTGGGAATTTGCTCGATGTATCTACGCTGAAGGAACCCTACCGGCTGGAAGGCAAGAAGACCATGGGTTACGAGATAGCCGAGCAACTGCAATGGTCGCTGCCCGATGTAATCCTGTATCCGGCTGGGGGCGGCACCGGCCTCATCGGTATCTGGAAAGCTTTTAAAGAGCTGCTGGCACTGGGCTGGCTTGATGAGGATATTAAGCTGCCGCGCATGATCGCCGTGCAGGCTGCGAATTGCCAACCCCTTGTGGAAACTTTCTTCAGCCGCCAGCCAAACGCCCACCGCTACCACGGCAAGCCAACCATTGCCAACGGCCTCGCCGTGCCACGCCCCATCGGGGAGCAAATGATGCTGCAAGTGCTGCAGGAATCTTATGGAACGGCTATTGGCATTACGGAAGAGGAAATGATAACAGGAATGCAGGAGCTCGGAAAGCAGGAAGGGCTTTTTGTGGCACCGGAGGGAGCCGCCATCTGGATGGCAACCCGGAAAATGCTCCAGTCTGGAAGTATAGCTGCCTCGGACTCTATCCTGCTGCTGAATACTGGCTCCGGCCAGAAATACATGGCCAATGTAGCTGGCCAGTACAATTATCAAAAGGAGGCTTAG
- a CDS encoding LysR family transcriptional regulator, protein MLSQRHEIFFEVARLLSFTKASQTLFISQSAISKHVKALEEYYKIGLFERHGNSVSLTPAGQLLYQKLLVAKELQHALYEEFKSISADFLPQVRMVLGSSTTISLYILPPVLSAYLAQNPNVQITLKNRNSENILKALVDREIDLGIIEGINKVSNVSYTPFIQDEVVPVCSSKNPLRHQKLQLQDLYKIPLALREYGSGTLAVLEEALLQQGIRLHDIPVKIRLGGTEALKNFVRADNTCLSFLPRPAVLKELESGELLEMQVDQLDVRRTFYFIQRKGTENDNLFKNFIQFTKRQYSQTE, encoded by the coding sequence ATGCTTTCCCAACGCCACGAAATTTTCTTTGAAGTTGCCCGCCTGCTAAGTTTCACCAAGGCCAGCCAGACACTGTTTATCAGTCAGTCGGCCATTAGCAAGCACGTTAAGGCGCTGGAGGAGTATTACAAAATTGGCCTGTTTGAGCGCCATGGCAATAGCGTGAGCCTAACACCGGCTGGCCAGCTGCTATACCAGAAGCTACTGGTGGCTAAGGAACTGCAACATGCGCTTTACGAGGAATTCAAAAGCATAAGTGCCGACTTCCTGCCCCAGGTGCGCATGGTGCTTGGCTCCAGCACCACAATATCGCTCTACATCCTGCCGCCGGTACTGTCAGCCTATCTGGCCCAGAACCCGAATGTGCAGATTACGCTGAAAAACCGCAATTCCGAGAACATTCTTAAAGCGCTTGTTGACCGGGAGATTGACCTGGGTATCATCGAAGGCATTAACAAAGTAAGCAACGTGAGCTACACGCCATTTATTCAGGATGAAGTGGTTCCGGTGTGCTCCTCCAAAAATCCGCTGCGCCACCAGAAACTGCAGTTGCAGGACCTCTACAAGATACCGCTGGCCTTGCGCGAGTATGGGTCAGGCACGCTGGCTGTGCTGGAGGAGGCGCTGCTGCAACAGGGCATCCGCCTCCACGACATCCCGGTGAAGATCAGGCTGGGCGGTACAGAGGCGCTGAAAAACTTTGTGCGGGCGGATAACACTTGCCTCTCCTTTTTACCCCGTCCCGCTGTGCTGAAGGAGCTGGAGTCGGGCGAACTGCTGGAAATGCAGGTGGACCAACTGGATGTGCGCCGCACCTTTTACTTTATTCAGCGCAAGGGCACCGAAAACGATAACCTGTTCAAAAATTTCATTCAGTTCACCAAGCGCCAGTATTCCCAAACGGAATAG
- a CDS encoding DinB family protein, with product MNPKLEDKYLRLEQTRNRLLDELESLDETQLNAAPAEEKWSINQHVAHLTLVDKATLGNILYKLQHQDQLQDSSLKQAVKALLLRVALKSGKKYRAPVQVANVPATSQLPELRQEWDTVRFQLEDELTAMPRHVMGKGLFKHPRVGYLTIGQTLTFLQDHFDHHYLIIQSLKSEITK from the coding sequence ATGAACCCAAAACTGGAAGATAAGTACCTGCGCCTGGAGCAAACCCGCAACCGCCTGCTCGACGAACTGGAAAGCCTGGACGAGACGCAACTGAATGCCGCTCCAGCCGAAGAGAAATGGAGCATTAACCAGCACGTGGCCCACCTCACGCTTGTGGACAAAGCCACGCTTGGCAACATACTTTACAAGCTGCAGCACCAGGACCAGTTACAGGACTCCTCGCTGAAGCAGGCAGTGAAGGCGCTGCTGCTGCGGGTAGCCTTGAAATCGGGCAAGAAGTATAGGGCACCCGTGCAGGTTGCCAACGTACCCGCAACCTCTCAATTGCCGGAGCTGCGCCAGGAATGGGACACGGTGCGGTTTCAACTGGAGGATGAACTAACGGCTATGCCCAGGCACGTAATGGGCAAAGGCCTGTTCAAGCACCCCCGGGTCGGCTACCTGACCATAGGGCAAACACTTACCTTTTTACAGGACCACTTTGATCACCACTACCTTATTATCCAAAGCCTTAAATCAGAAATAACAAAGTAA
- a CDS encoding class I SAM-dependent methyltransferase encodes MNNDPIGVAALAYLSGEHGAEITVESNLTEDDVIPVAYLFRKETQMPELELLALEECRGKVLDVGAGVGCHALVLQQRGVDVTAMDFSANAVEVMKRQGVREVLHKDVFDLQGPKYDTLLLLMNGIGIAGNLLGLERLLEHAKSLLNPGGQILLESADILYMFEDEDGSVLLDLNAGYYGEIKYNMTYKDQQSGWFNWLFIDAANLEDYANQYGFELEVLYEGEAGNYLAKLTLSDA; translated from the coding sequence ATGAACAACGACCCTATTGGCGTAGCTGCCCTGGCCTATCTAAGCGGCGAGCATGGTGCAGAAATAACGGTTGAGAGCAATCTTACCGAAGACGACGTGATTCCTGTTGCCTACCTATTCCGAAAAGAAACCCAGATGCCCGAACTGGAGCTGCTGGCGCTGGAGGAGTGCCGTGGAAAGGTGCTGGACGTGGGGGCGGGCGTGGGATGCCATGCACTCGTGCTGCAGCAGCGTGGGGTAGACGTGACGGCTATGGACTTCTCTGCAAATGCCGTGGAGGTGATGAAGCGGCAGGGGGTAAGGGAGGTGCTGCACAAAGACGTGTTCGATCTGCAGGGCCCTAAATACGACACCCTGCTGCTGCTCATGAACGGCATCGGCATAGCCGGCAACCTGCTGGGGCTGGAGCGGCTCCTGGAACATGCTAAATCCTTGCTGAACCCGGGTGGGCAGATCCTGCTTGAGTCGGCTGATATCTTGTACATGTTTGAGGATGAGGATGGCTCTGTGCTGCTCGACCTGAACGCCGGCTACTACGGGGAGATCAAGTATAACATGACGTATAAAGACCAGCAAAGCGGCTGGTTCAACTGGCTTTTCATCGATGCCGCTAACCTGGAGGACTACGCCAACCAGTACGGTTTTGAGCTGGAAGTGCTGTATGAAGGAGAAGCGGGTAACTATCTGGCTAAATTAACCTTATCTGACGCGTAG
- a CDS encoding nitroreductase family protein: protein MAAPSYPFVPYHPTTYAAEETLRRAQEYYAFMDDRRTVRDFSDAPVTREVIEQLILTASTAPSGAHKQPWTFCAVSDPVLKRQIREAAEKEERDSYSGRMSPEWLEDLAPLGTDWQKPFLETAPWLLIVFKKAYDVKADGTKRNNYYVSESVGIASGFLISAIHHAGLVTLTHTPSPMNFLSKLLNRPANERPFLLLPVGYPAAEVQVPDLQRKPLEEVAVWY, encoded by the coding sequence ATGGCAGCACCTTCATACCCATTTGTGCCTTATCACCCCACAACCTACGCTGCCGAGGAAACACTGAGGCGAGCGCAGGAATATTATGCTTTCATGGATGACCGCCGCACTGTCCGCGATTTCTCGGACGCGCCTGTTACCCGTGAGGTGATCGAGCAGCTTATTCTTACCGCCTCCACAGCGCCCTCGGGTGCGCACAAACAACCCTGGACCTTCTGCGCCGTGTCGGATCCTGTGTTGAAGCGGCAGATTCGCGAGGCCGCCGAAAAGGAAGAGCGGGACAGTTACAGCGGCCGCATGAGCCCGGAGTGGCTGGAGGACCTGGCTCCCCTGGGTACTGATTGGCAGAAGCCTTTCCTGGAAACAGCTCCCTGGCTGCTCATCGTCTTCAAAAAAGCATACGACGTGAAGGCCGACGGCACCAAGCGCAACAACTACTACGTGTCTGAATCGGTTGGCATAGCGAGCGGTTTTCTCATTTCTGCCATTCACCATGCCGGGCTGGTTACGCTCACGCATACCCCCAGCCCCATGAACTTTCTGAGCAAACTGCTGAACCGCCCGGCAAATGAGCGTCCCTTTCTTTTGTTGCCGGTGGGCTATCCCGCCGCCGAGGTGCAGGTGCCGGACCTGCAGCGCAAACCGCTCGAAGAGGTGGCGGTGTGGTACTGA
- a CDS encoding YihY/virulence factor BrkB family protein yields MNEKVKLTWSLVKRTFKEFADDRPLDYAAIIGFYTIFSMPAVLIITIRIAGIFFGEEAVRGELASQIGGIVGQNSAKQIQSIVENASQSSATTVGTIIGVATMIFTATTVFVALQDSLNAMWEVKAKPERGWLKLILDRVMSLAMVISLGFLLLVSLSVDVVMGLINNYIEQQFSGIAIYLITAGNIVFSICISILIFASIFKVLPDAKIKWPNVWVGATVTALLFVLGKYVLNIYFQHDPLADTYGAAGSLVLILVWVYYASIIFLLGAEFTQVYSRVHDHGIKPEEHAVKVKTVEIEKESNT; encoded by the coding sequence ATGAACGAAAAAGTTAAGCTAACCTGGAGTCTGGTTAAGCGCACCTTTAAGGAGTTTGCCGATGACAGGCCCCTGGATTATGCCGCCATCATCGGGTTCTATACTATTTTCTCGATGCCGGCCGTGCTTATTATTACCATCCGGATTGCGGGTATCTTCTTTGGGGAGGAGGCGGTGCGGGGAGAGTTGGCCAGCCAGATCGGAGGCATTGTGGGGCAGAACAGCGCCAAGCAGATTCAAAGCATTGTGGAGAACGCCAGCCAGTCCTCTGCCACCACGGTAGGTACCATCATTGGCGTGGCTACGATGATCTTTACGGCAACCACAGTTTTTGTGGCTTTGCAGGATTCACTGAATGCCATGTGGGAGGTTAAGGCCAAGCCCGAGCGGGGCTGGCTTAAGTTAATTCTGGACCGGGTCATGTCACTGGCAATGGTGATCAGCCTTGGGTTCCTGCTGCTGGTTTCTCTATCGGTGGATGTGGTGATGGGCCTGATCAACAACTACATTGAGCAGCAGTTTTCGGGAATTGCCATTTACCTGATCACGGCAGGCAACATTGTCTTCTCCATTTGTATCAGCATTCTCATTTTTGCCAGTATCTTCAAGGTGCTGCCCGATGCCAAAATTAAGTGGCCCAATGTGTGGGTGGGCGCCACGGTAACGGCTCTCTTGTTTGTGCTCGGTAAATATGTGCTCAACATCTACTTCCAGCACGACCCACTCGCCGACACTTATGGTGCCGCCGGTTCGCTTGTGCTGATCCTTGTTTGGGTGTATTATGCGTCCATCATCTTCCTGCTCGGGGCAGAGTTTACACAGGTGTACTCCCGCGTGCACGACCACGGCATTAAACCGGAGGAGCATGCCGTGAAAGTTAAAACAGTGGAAATAGAAAAAGAGAGTAATACCTAA
- the murB gene encoding UDP-N-acetylmuramate dehydrogenase, producing MELQKNYPLKSHNTFGMEVTARLFARFASVQELQELLQMPEVKQAEKLVLGGGSNLLLTQDFDGVVLQNGIKGIETVAETEQQVYLKAGGGEVWHEFVQYALQQNLGGVENLSLIPGSVGAAPLQNIGAYGVELKDVFHELEAVHMVTGEVRTFDGAACKFGYRESVFKNELKGQYIVSHVTFRLHREHSLNTSYGAITTTLQEMQVQQPRIQDVSAAVCHIRQSKLPDPKEIGNAGSFFKNPEISTEQFDQLQQEYPAIPSYPISETTVKVPAGWLIEQCGWKGKVIQNYGVHKNQALVLVNYGGASGAHIRQLAYDIIQSVEDKFGIRLHPEVNIL from the coding sequence ATGGAACTGCAAAAAAACTACCCGCTTAAGTCGCACAATACCTTTGGCATGGAGGTTACCGCCAGGCTTTTTGCCCGCTTCGCATCGGTGCAGGAGTTGCAGGAGCTGCTGCAGATGCCAGAGGTAAAGCAGGCCGAGAAACTTGTTCTTGGCGGCGGCAGCAACCTGCTGCTTACCCAGGATTTCGACGGAGTGGTACTGCAGAACGGCATCAAGGGCATCGAAACAGTAGCCGAAACGGAGCAGCAGGTTTACTTGAAGGCAGGAGGTGGCGAAGTATGGCATGAGTTTGTGCAGTATGCGCTGCAGCAGAACCTGGGCGGCGTGGAGAACCTCTCGCTCATCCCAGGCAGCGTGGGAGCAGCGCCGCTTCAGAACATCGGGGCCTACGGCGTGGAGCTAAAGGATGTGTTTCATGAGTTGGAGGCGGTGCACATGGTAACCGGCGAAGTGCGTACGTTTGATGGCGCTGCCTGCAAATTTGGCTACCGCGAGAGCGTGTTTAAAAACGAGCTGAAGGGACAGTATATCGTCTCCCATGTAACCTTCCGCCTGCACCGCGAGCACTCACTTAACACCAGCTACGGCGCCATCACCACCACACTACAAGAGATGCAGGTACAGCAACCGCGCATTCAGGATGTGAGCGCCGCTGTGTGCCACATCCGCCAAAGCAAACTTCCCGACCCGAAAGAAATCGGCAATGCCGGCAGCTTTTTTAAAAACCCGGAGATCAGCACCGAGCAGTTCGACCAACTACAGCAGGAGTACCCGGCCATTCCCTCCTATCCTATTTCGGAAACAACCGTCAAAGTGCCCGCAGGCTGGCTGATCGAGCAGTGTGGCTGGAAAGGCAAGGTGATACAAAACTACGGCGTGCATAAAAACCAGGCGCTGGTACTTGTGAATTACGGTGGTGCCAGTGGCGCCCATATTCGCCAGCTAGCCTACGATATTATTCAGTCGGTGGAAGATAAGTTCGGCATTCGGCTGCACCCCGAGGTTAACATCCTGTAG
- a CDS encoding sodium:solute symporter family protein, translating into MHLDLIDWIVIGAFGLLTLVIGLSYTGKASGSMANFFLGGRNLTWWVAGTSMVATTFAADTPLAVTELVAQSGISGNWLWWNMLLGGLLTTFFFARLWRRAGIITDLEFIEMRYSGKPASFLRGFRAIYLGIFMNSLIIGWVNVALMSIIEVFFEVPKSEQLVYVGLAMLVVVAYSSMSGLLGVAITDVIQFVIAMVGCIILAVLVVNSEQIGGIGGLKDKLPAATLDYFPNVSSGSEIGQTLTLSLGAFLAFTTVQWWASWYPGNEPGGGGYIAQRMMSTKNEKHALYATLLFQIGHYCIRPWPWILVALSALVLYPNLGAGEERLGFVMAMKDFLPPGLKGLLLVAFFAAYMSTISTQLNWGASYIINDFYGRFIKPNASQKELVSASRVTTLLLMIVSLAVTTQITSIAAVWAFIMETGAGLGLVLILRWYWWRINAWSEIMATIAPFVGYSVAKFILGWEFPDSFFLTVGFTTIVWIVATYATRPTPESKLQAFYEKIQPDGAWAPVRKSLGLPKPRTKVYHLLVAWISAVVMVYSTLFFIGDLIFQNYERFALFFGTALLGLFMMLLMSKKVKFFQD; encoded by the coding sequence ATGCATCTCGACCTGATCGACTGGATCGTTATTGGCGCTTTCGGTTTGCTTACGCTCGTAATTGGCCTTAGCTACACCGGCAAGGCCAGCGGAAGTATGGCTAACTTCTTTTTAGGTGGCCGCAACCTCACCTGGTGGGTGGCGGGCACCTCTATGGTGGCTACCACCTTTGCCGCCGACACGCCGCTGGCTGTAACCGAACTGGTGGCGCAAAGCGGCATATCGGGCAACTGGCTCTGGTGGAACATGCTGCTGGGCGGCCTGCTCACCACCTTTTTCTTTGCCCGCTTGTGGCGCCGCGCCGGCATTATCACCGACCTGGAGTTTATTGAGATGCGCTACTCCGGCAAACCAGCCTCCTTTCTGCGCGGTTTCCGGGCCATCTACCTTGGCATTTTCATGAACAGTCTGATTATCGGCTGGGTGAATGTGGCGCTGATGTCGATTATAGAAGTGTTTTTTGAAGTGCCGAAGAGCGAGCAGCTAGTGTATGTCGGACTGGCGATGTTAGTAGTGGTCGCCTACTCCTCCATGTCCGGTTTGCTGGGTGTAGCCATCACAGATGTAATTCAATTTGTGATAGCGATGGTGGGCTGCATCATTCTGGCGGTGCTGGTGGTTAACTCCGAACAGATCGGCGGCATTGGGGGATTGAAGGACAAGTTACCGGCCGCCACCCTGGATTACTTCCCGAATGTGAGCAGCGGCTCCGAAATCGGGCAGACGCTTACCCTTTCACTGGGTGCTTTCCTGGCGTTCACCACTGTTCAGTGGTGGGCCAGCTGGTACCCGGGCAACGAGCCGGGCGGTGGCGGATACATCGCGCAGCGCATGATGAGCACCAAAAACGAGAAGCACGCGCTGTACGCTACCCTCCTGTTCCAGATCGGCCACTACTGCATTCGTCCGTGGCCCTGGATCCTGGTGGCGCTATCGGCCCTGGTTTTATACCCTAACCTGGGTGCGGGTGAAGAGCGGTTGGGCTTTGTGATGGCCATGAAAGACTTTCTGCCACCCGGCCTGAAAGGGCTTTTGCTGGTTGCCTTCTTCGCCGCTTATATGAGCACCATTTCCACCCAGCTTAACTGGGGCGCCAGCTACATCATCAACGATTTCTATGGCCGGTTCATCAAACCCAACGCCAGTCAGAAAGAACTGGTTTCGGCTTCACGCGTGACCACGCTTTTGTTGATGATCGTATCCCTGGCTGTCACTACACAAATCACCTCCATTGCTGCTGTGTGGGCCTTTATTATGGAGACAGGTGCCGGCCTTGGCCTAGTGCTGATCCTTCGCTGGTACTGGTGGCGCATCAATGCCTGGAGCGAGATCATGGCTACCATTGCACCCTTTGTGGGCTATAGCGTGGCGAAGTTTATACTTGGATGGGAGTTCCCGGATAGCTTCTTCCTGACTGTAGGCTTCACTACCATTGTTTGGATTGTGGCTACCTACGCCACACGTCCGACGCCTGAAAGTAAGCTGCAGGCCTTCTATGAGAAAATACAACCGGATGGTGCTTGGGCGCCTGTGCGTAAATCGCTGGGCCTGCCCAAGCCGAGAACCAAAGTATACCACCTGCTGGTTGCTTGGATTTCAGCCGTGGTAATGGTCTACTCCACCCTCTTCTTCATTGGCGACCTGATCTTCCAGAATTACGAGCGCTTCGCCTTGTTTTTTGGCACCGCCCTGCTTGGCTTGTTCATGATGCTGCTAATGTCGAAGAAAGTGAAGTTCTTTCAGGATTAA